The proteins below come from a single Pandoraea apista genomic window:
- a CDS encoding HlyD family secretion protein: MTLPNAKKLVPALIVLAVIGLGWYGWKTYSHTGPGEGFASGNGRIEATEVDVATKLAGRVEAIYVREGDFVKAGQVLAKMQIDTLNAQRDEARAQYQQAVTNVAAIQAQAAARLSDKATAEANVAAREAELDAAQRRLSRSETLSREGASSVQELDDDRARVRSTRAAVNAARAQVAAAQSAVEAANAQVTGARSTVQAAQATVNRIEADITDSELKAPRDGRVQYRVAQPGEVLAAGGKVLNLVDLSDVYMTFFLPETVAGRLAIGAEARIILDAAPQYVIPASISFVSSTAQFTPKTVETESERQKLMFRVRAQIAPELLQKHLALVKTGLPGVTWVKTDSQAPWPAQLQTKLPQ; the protein is encoded by the coding sequence ATGACGCTTCCCAATGCCAAGAAACTGGTTCCCGCGCTGATCGTGCTCGCCGTGATCGGGCTGGGTTGGTACGGGTGGAAGACTTACAGCCACACGGGCCCCGGCGAGGGTTTCGCAAGTGGAAACGGCCGGATCGAAGCGACGGAAGTCGACGTCGCGACCAAGCTTGCCGGCCGTGTCGAAGCCATCTACGTTCGGGAAGGCGATTTCGTGAAAGCGGGTCAGGTGCTCGCCAAGATGCAGATCGACACGCTCAACGCGCAGCGCGACGAAGCGCGCGCGCAGTATCAGCAGGCAGTGACCAACGTCGCAGCCATTCAGGCACAGGCCGCCGCTAGGCTATCCGACAAGGCGACGGCCGAGGCAAATGTCGCCGCCCGCGAAGCCGAACTCGATGCGGCGCAACGGCGTTTGTCCCGTTCGGAGACATTGTCCAGGGAAGGCGCCTCGTCGGTGCAGGAACTGGACGACGACCGTGCACGGGTTCGCAGCACACGCGCGGCTGTCAACGCCGCTCGCGCGCAAGTCGCCGCCGCGCAGTCGGCCGTGGAAGCCGCCAACGCTCAGGTCACCGGAGCCCGGTCGACTGTGCAAGCCGCGCAGGCCACCGTCAACCGTATCGAAGCCGATATCACTGACAGCGAACTCAAGGCGCCGCGCGACGGCCGCGTGCAATATCGTGTGGCACAGCCGGGCGAAGTGCTGGCGGCTGGCGGCAAGGTACTCAACCTCGTTGACCTGTCGGATGTCTACATGACGTTCTTCCTGCCCGAAACGGTGGCGGGGCGTCTGGCCATCGGCGCCGAGGCGCGCATCATTCTCGACGCGGCGCCGCAGTACGTGATTCCCGCAAGCATCTCGTTCGTTTCCAGCACGGCGCAATTCACACCGAAAACCGTGGAGACCGAGAGCGAGCGTCAGAAGCTCATGTTCCGCGTGCGCGCACAAATTGCTCCGGAATTGCTGCAAAAGCACCTCGCGCTCGTGAAGACCGGCCTGCCCGGTGTCACATGGGTGAAGACCGACAGCCAGGCGCCGTGGCCGGCCCAATTGCAGACGAAGCTGCCGCAGTGA
- a CDS encoding efflux transporter outer membrane subunit, translated as MHSGVANTFAIAATAALVATLLSGCISMAPTYARPEAPVADVWTPDVSPSAATAAAQPASALDWREYFADPQLRSLIETALANNRDLRVALARVEQARAAYGIQRADLFPSLGAGASETRQRLPRDLSLTGNPYISSQYQVGLGLSTWELDFWGRIRNLKDAALDDYLASDASRRALELSLISQVAQTWLSLREFDERIALAQQTVDSRAESLRIFTRREQVGSTSKLDLTEVTTLWQQARALVTQLQQQRATQAHALQVLVGAPIDTSPLALDRTVDDARLMRDLEPGLPSSLLEDRPDIIAAEYQLRAAHANIGAARAAFFPQITLTGSVGTASSALDGLFKAGSAAWTFTPSINIPIFQGGRLVNNLDLAEARRVESVANYEKTIQGAFRDVADALSARRWLADQVTILQATQDAQAERARLAKLRYDHGAAAFLEVLDAQRDLLAIEQQTVQTRRALLSARVSLYTALGGGSRLMPAAAAPGGPFARTPRVVEPSPPDGTGAASPTNAAPAVQ; from the coding sequence ATGCATTCTGGCGTCGCGAACACCTTCGCGATTGCCGCGACAGCCGCACTTGTCGCTACCCTGCTTAGCGGCTGCATTTCGATGGCGCCGACTTATGCGCGCCCCGAGGCTCCAGTGGCCGATGTGTGGACGCCCGATGTCAGCCCATCTGCCGCCACTGCCGCCGCACAACCGGCGTCTGCGCTCGATTGGCGCGAGTATTTCGCCGATCCGCAGTTGCGCAGCCTCATCGAGACCGCACTGGCCAATAACCGCGATCTGCGCGTCGCGCTCGCCCGTGTCGAACAAGCGCGAGCGGCTTATGGCATTCAACGCGCCGATCTGTTTCCTTCACTGGGCGCCGGCGCCAGCGAGACACGTCAGCGGCTGCCGCGCGATCTGAGTCTCACCGGCAACCCCTACATCAGCAGCCAGTATCAGGTCGGCCTCGGCTTGTCGACCTGGGAGCTGGACTTCTGGGGACGCATCCGTAATCTGAAGGATGCTGCGCTCGATGATTATTTGGCCTCCGATGCCTCTCGTCGCGCCCTTGAACTGAGCCTGATCTCGCAAGTCGCGCAGACGTGGCTGAGCTTGCGCGAGTTCGACGAACGCATTGCCCTCGCGCAGCAGACGGTGGACAGCCGCGCCGAGTCGTTGCGTATCTTTACGCGTCGCGAGCAGGTCGGCTCGACATCAAAGCTCGATCTCACCGAAGTCACCACGCTATGGCAACAAGCGCGTGCGCTCGTCACGCAACTCCAGCAACAGCGCGCCACACAGGCCCATGCGCTTCAAGTGCTAGTGGGGGCGCCGATTGACACGTCGCCGCTGGCGTTGGATCGCACGGTCGACGACGCGCGTCTGATGCGCGACCTCGAACCCGGCCTGCCCTCGTCGTTGCTGGAAGACCGGCCCGATATCATCGCCGCCGAATACCAATTGCGTGCCGCTCACGCGAACATTGGTGCGGCGCGCGCAGCCTTTTTCCCGCAGATCACGCTCACCGGCTCAGTGGGCACGGCAAGCAGCGCGCTCGACGGGTTGTTCAAGGCGGGCAGCGCCGCATGGACATTCACGCCCAGCATCAATATTCCAATCTTTCAGGGCGGACGCCTCGTGAACAATCTCGATCTCGCCGAGGCCCGACGCGTGGAGTCGGTGGCGAATTACGAGAAGACGATTCAGGGCGCGTTCCGCGACGTGGCAGATGCCTTGAGCGCACGCCGCTGGCTGGCCGATCAGGTCACGATCCTGCAAGCGACGCAAGACGCGCAGGCAGAACGCGCACGGCTTGCCAAACTGCGTTACGACCACGGCGCTGCAGCCTTCCTCGAAGTGCTCGACGCGCAGCGCGATCTCCTCGCCATCGAACAACAAACGGTGCAGACGCGCCGCGCGCTGCTGTCCGCGCGCGTGTCGCTCTACACGGCGCTTGGCGGGGGCAGCCGCCTCATGCCGGCCGCCGCCGCGCCGGGTGGACCGTTCGCACGCACGCCTCGCGTCGTCGAACCGTCGCCACCTGACGGGACGGGTGCCGCAAGTCCGACTAACGCCGCGCCAGCCGTCCAATAA